One region of Chryseobacterium sp. SORGH_AS_0447 genomic DNA includes:
- a CDS encoding choice-of-anchor I family protein, translating to MINNYLLKSSVIAAFFLQGAVSAQTSLIHYWNFNNNASSAAITTPTYTAVSGSMTAVANGSTDIDFAGGTGQNFSVQNLNARNGDAAGSHLRYNNPINGSLQFNLPTTGFNNVVVKFTTRRSGSGAGTQTWKYSTDGTTFTTYQTVSPLDADPQLVTFDFSAVPGVSNNPNFKLKVEFAAGSGGTVGNNRFDNFTVDATPATAADTTPPTVTYLPSNNTNNASTTVNPTLTFNENVRLTDNSAINDSNAQMLVDFRLGNATGSQIPFTTTFANNKITVIPTSGLVPNQTYYLALKPNMVEDTSDNAVTATTSSIFTTAGTSVSLDKNFIKVNENSGNLAFKLNISNPSNATVNLVIKPAPFSTADSNDFTLANQTITLTPSTTSYTVNIPIIDDTAEEQQAEYFVVSLENPVGATISGDSNATVYIVDNDKPSPIPTQQISLNYIGSFDPSGTNTSSTEIVVHDPATQRLFTISSITDVFDIINFSNPNQPSVVNTINMAPYGGITSIAVKNGIIAAASPNTNPQQNGSVVFFDINGNFLKQVTVGALPDMITFSPDGTKVMTANEGEPNDAYTVDPEGTISIIDISGGIANLTQSNVTTLNFNAFDSQVAALAATGLRKVRTNNTLSQDLEPEYITISSDSQKAWVTLQENNAVAEVNLASKTITGIWGLGKKDMSIPGNGFDASDNNGEILIANWPVKAYYTPDAVQNYKVGNTNYIVTANEGDEKDLSGFSERTTVGANAYTLDPAVFPQASVLKASYNLGRFRVSNATGNTDSNADFEEMAALGARSFSIFNADTRQIVYDSGDRFERYIAANHPLIFNADNESNTVKSRSRAKGPEPEGVALGNINGQTYAFITLERTGGVMVYNITDPNNPTFTDYKHSRMTSAYGGDNGPEGITYIAPGNTTTGKGYVIVANEISGTLSMYEVTGAATLGTGDVKAEKATFNIFPNPVARGNTLYFNRAQDYELYDMSGKLINKEKNALTIETSKLSAGVYLVKTSEGYVKRVIVK from the coding sequence ATGATTAACAACTACTTGTTGAAAAGTTCTGTGATCGCCGCATTTTTCCTTCAGGGAGCGGTTTCCGCACAGACTTCCCTTATCCATTACTGGAATTTTAACAATAATGCTTCTTCAGCAGCCATTACAACGCCAACCTATACTGCCGTCAGCGGATCGATGACAGCAGTAGCCAATGGAAGTACCGATATCGATTTTGCCGGAGGAACAGGCCAGAACTTCAGTGTTCAGAATCTCAATGCCAGAAACGGAGATGCTGCCGGAAGCCACTTGCGATACAATAACCCGATCAACGGGAGCCTGCAGTTTAATTTACCGACGACGGGGTTCAATAATGTGGTGGTAAAATTTACCACAAGAAGATCCGGATCGGGAGCAGGCACTCAGACCTGGAAATATTCGACGGACGGAACTACGTTTACCACCTATCAAACCGTTTCTCCTCTGGATGCAGATCCGCAGCTGGTTACCTTTGATTTTTCAGCGGTGCCGGGTGTTTCCAACAATCCGAATTTCAAATTAAAAGTTGAATTTGCGGCAGGCAGCGGCGGAACCGTAGGCAACAACCGTTTTGATAATTTTACAGTAGATGCCACTCCTGCCACTGCTGCGGACACCACTCCCCCAACCGTAACTTACCTTCCTTCAAATAACACAAATAATGCTTCTACGACGGTAAACCCTACCCTTACCTTTAATGAAAACGTACGGTTAACGGACAATTCGGCTATCAACGATTCTAATGCACAAATGCTTGTGGATTTCCGTCTTGGAAATGCTACAGGTTCCCAAATTCCCTTCACTACGACTTTCGCCAACAATAAAATTACGGTCATCCCCACTTCCGGATTGGTTCCTAACCAGACGTATTACCTGGCCTTAAAGCCGAATATGGTGGAAGATACCAGCGACAATGCAGTAACAGCAACCACTTCTTCTATTTTTACAACAGCAGGAACATCGGTTTCTTTAGATAAAAATTTTATTAAAGTCAATGAAAATTCAGGAAACCTGGCTTTTAAATTAAATATTTCCAATCCTTCCAATGCAACGGTTAATTTGGTCATAAAGCCGGCTCCATTCAGTACGGCGGACAGCAATGATTTCACACTGGCCAATCAGACCATCACCCTTACCCCTTCCACAACAAGCTACACGGTAAATATCCCGATTATTGACGATACCGCAGAAGAACAGCAGGCAGAATATTTTGTGGTAAGCCTTGAAAACCCTGTCGGTGCAACGATTTCGGGCGATAGCAATGCAACGGTTTATATTGTAGATAACGATAAGCCGTCACCGATTCCCACCCAGCAGATTTCCCTGAACTACATCGGAAGTTTTGATCCCTCGGGAACCAACACCAGCTCCACGGAAATTGTCGTTCATGATCCTGCTACGCAAAGGTTATTCACCATCAGTTCGATTACAGATGTTTTTGATATTATTAATTTCAGCAACCCAAATCAGCCGTCGGTTGTAAATACCATCAATATGGCACCATACGGCGGTATTACCAGTATTGCCGTGAAAAACGGAATTATTGCCGCCGCGTCTCCGAATACCAATCCGCAGCAAAACGGATCAGTGGTTTTCTTTGATATCAACGGAAACTTCCTGAAGCAGGTAACGGTAGGAGCACTTCCGGATATGATAACATTTTCGCCGGACGGAACCAAAGTAATGACCGCAAACGAAGGCGAGCCAAATGATGCCTATACCGTGGATCCTGAAGGAACCATCAGTATTATCGATATTTCAGGCGGAATTGCCAATCTTACACAGAGCAATGTAACTACGCTGAACTTCAACGCTTTTGACTCGCAGGTAGCCGCGCTGGCAGCAACGGGTTTGAGAAAAGTAAGAACCAACAATACCCTTTCCCAGGATCTTGAGCCGGAATACATCACAATAAGCTCAGACAGCCAGAAAGCCTGGGTGACCTTACAGGAAAACAATGCCGTTGCCGAAGTAAATCTAGCTTCAAAAACCATCACCGGAATCTGGGGCTTAGGCAAAAAAGACATGAGCATTCCCGGAAACGGCTTTGACGCATCAGACAACAACGGAGAAATATTAATTGCCAACTGGCCGGTAAAAGCATATTACACACCGGATGCCGTACAGAATTATAAAGTCGGGAATACCAATTATATCGTAACGGCAAATGAAGGAGATGAAAAAGACCTTTCCGGTTTCAGCGAAAGAACGACGGTTGGCGCCAATGCCTATACATTAGATCCGGCAGTGTTTCCTCAGGCGTCGGTTTTGAAAGCATCGTATAACCTGGGAAGATTCAGGGTTTCGAATGCTACCGGAAATACGGACAGCAATGCCGATTTTGAAGAAATGGCAGCACTGGGAGCCCGTTCGTTTTCTATTTTCAATGCCGATACCCGGCAGATCGTTTATGACAGCGGAGACCGTTTCGAGCGTTATATTGCCGCCAATCACCCGCTGATCTTCAATGCCGATAACGAATCGAATACCGTGAAGAGCAGAAGCCGTGCAAAAGGACCTGAACCGGAAGGTGTGGCATTGGGCAATATTAACGGACAGACCTATGCTTTTATTACCCTGGAAAGAACCGGCGGCGTGATGGTATACAACATTACCGATCCGAACAATCCGACATTTACCGATTATAAACATTCTCGTATGACTTCGGCTTATGGAGGTGATAACGGGCCGGAAGGCATCACCTACATCGCTCCGGGCAATACCACTACCGGAAAAGGATATGTCATCGTAGCCAATGAAATCAGCGGAACCTTATCGATGTATGAGGTGACGGGTGCTGCCACCCTGGGCACCGGCGATGTGAAAGCTGAAAAAGCAACGTTCAATATTTTCCCAAATCCGGTTGCGAGAGGAAATACGCTGTATTTTAACAGAGCGCAGGATTACGAATTGTACGATATGTCCGGAAAATTAATAAACAAGGAGAAAAATGCTTTAACAATCGAGACTTCGAAACTTTCTGCCGGTGTATATCTGGTAAAGACTTCGGAAGGCTATGTGAAAAGAGTCATTGTAAAGTAG
- a CDS encoding NifU family protein, which translates to METNIAHEDTVTRVMEALESIRPFLNKDGGDIELIDVKDNLVYVKLLGNCSGCSLNFSTLKLGVENTIKQHAPEIERVVSVE; encoded by the coding sequence ATGGAAACAAATATAGCACACGAAGATACCGTAACAAGAGTAATGGAAGCCCTGGAAAGCATCAGGCCTTTCCTCAATAAAGACGGAGGAGATATCGAGCTTATCGATGTAAAGGATAACCTGGTGTATGTAAAGCTTTTGGGAAACTGTTCGGGATGTTCCCTGAATTTTTCGACCCTGAAACTTGGGGTGGAAAATACGATCAAACAGCACGCGCCTGAGATCGAAAGAGTAGTAAGCGTAGAGTAG
- a CDS encoding NAD-dependent epimerase/dehydratase family protein, which translates to MNSIKIILTGATGMVGEGVLMECLENPNISEILSVSRKPSGKKHAKLKEYIVSDFLKIDPNDENFKGYDAVFFCAGISSAGMSEEDYTKITYDMTLHFAKAVLSQNQDMVFNYVSGLYTDKTESGKMMWARVKGRTENALRKLGFRAAYNFRPGFMKPFEGQENVKWFFKPFIWIFPVVFPSKSLTLQEVGIAMINAVLKGYPTSTLEIKDIKNLAI; encoded by the coding sequence ATGAACTCAATTAAAATAATTCTAACAGGAGCAACAGGAATGGTAGGGGAAGGCGTTTTGATGGAATGTCTTGAAAATCCGAACATTTCCGAAATTTTAAGTGTGAGCCGGAAGCCCTCCGGAAAGAAGCACGCCAAGCTGAAAGAATATATAGTTTCCGATTTTCTGAAGATCGATCCGAATGACGAAAATTTCAAAGGATATGATGCCGTTTTTTTCTGTGCGGGAATCAGCAGCGCAGGAATGAGTGAAGAAGACTACACCAAAATCACTTACGATATGACGCTGCACTTCGCAAAAGCGGTGCTCAGCCAGAACCAGGATATGGTTTTCAACTATGTTTCCGGATTATATACAGATAAAACCGAGAGCGGGAAAATGATGTGGGCCCGGGTAAAAGGAAGGACAGAAAACGCGCTCAGGAAGTTGGGTTTCAGGGCCGCTTACAATTTCCGGCCGGGATTTATGAAACCGTTTGAAGGCCAGGAAAATGTAAAATGGTTCTTTAAACCATTTATTTGGATTTTTCCTGTTGTATTCCCTTCAAAATCATTAACTTTACAGGAAGTGGGTATTGCAATGATCAATGCAGTGCTGAAAGGATACCCAACCTCAACATTAGAAATCAAGGACATTAAAAATTTAGCGATATGA
- a CDS encoding exopolyphosphatase, translating to MKIAAIDIGSNAARLLINEVKINNKKPEFIKLNLLRIPLRLGMDVFTLGKIGEEREKMVIDSMKIFSDLMKIYKVEHYRACATSAMRDAANGQEIISEVQTTSGINIEIISGDEEAGLVFENHIAEGLDNEFAYLYIDVGGGSTELTFYENGKMIYEKSFNIGTIRLLNNLVTPDNWKDMKEEIRKNINSKKPIVAIGSGGNINKVFSMSKTKDGKPMSLSHLKKVHKEFNDLTVDERMTKYNLREDRADVLVHALKVFNNVMSWSEINRIFVPKISVADGLIHNIYSKLQDKK from the coding sequence ATGAAGATTGCAGCCATAGATATAGGAAGTAATGCAGCCCGACTGTTGATCAATGAAGTAAAAATCAATAACAAAAAGCCGGAATTCATTAAGCTTAACCTGTTGAGAATCCCTTTACGTTTGGGGATGGATGTCTTCACACTCGGGAAAATCGGGGAAGAACGGGAAAAAATGGTCATTGATTCCATGAAAATTTTCAGCGACCTGATGAAGATCTATAAAGTGGAACATTACCGGGCGTGTGCCACGAGTGCTATGCGGGATGCTGCTAACGGCCAGGAAATCATTAGTGAAGTACAAACAACTTCGGGAATCAATATCGAAATCATCTCCGGAGATGAAGAAGCCGGGTTGGTTTTTGAAAACCACATAGCAGAAGGACTGGATAATGAATTTGCCTATCTTTATATTGATGTGGGCGGCGGTTCCACCGAGCTTACCTTCTATGAAAACGGAAAGATGATCTATGAAAAGTCATTCAATATCGGAACCATCCGTTTGCTGAACAACCTAGTAACGCCGGACAATTGGAAAGATATGAAAGAAGAGATCCGGAAGAATATCAACAGCAAAAAGCCGATCGTGGCCATTGGCTCCGGTGGGAACATCAATAAAGTATTCTCCATGAGCAAGACCAAAGACGGCAAACCGATGTCTCTTTCCCATCTTAAAAAAGTACATAAAGAATTCAATGATCTTACGGTTGATGAAAGGATGACCAAATACAACCTCCGCGAAGACCGGGCTGACGTGTTGGTGCATGCCCTGAAGGTTTTCAACAACGTGATGTCGTGGTCGGAGATCAACAGGATTTTTGTACCTAAAATCTCCGTTGCAGACGGGCTGATCCATAATATTTACAGCAAGCTGCAGGATAAGAAGTAA
- a CDS encoding response regulator transcription factor → MKNILIADGHYVVRTGTALVIKSKLQYPCDIDFAETYTETKEKVSKKTYDLLIIDIDIPQSIFKAMIKDLKRKQKQLKILIFSTYDENVGIQYIEEGAAGYLNKGASEAEILTAITSVFEEGYFYTFNMMKKLVTQSADSHSVDRLSKREFQIFKLLAEGNGNIEISNSLNLKMSTISTYKKKIFEKLQVKNIVDLVRIYDDMH, encoded by the coding sequence ATGAAAAATATACTCATTGCTGACGGTCATTATGTTGTAAGAACAGGTACTGCTCTTGTCATCAAAAGCAAACTTCAGTATCCCTGCGATATTGATTTTGCAGAAACATATACCGAGACAAAAGAAAAAGTTTCCAAAAAAACATACGACCTGCTTATTATTGATATTGATATACCGCAAAGTATTTTCAAGGCTATGATTAAAGATTTAAAAAGAAAGCAGAAACAGCTTAAAATCCTGATCTTTTCAACATATGACGAAAATGTCGGCATACAGTATATTGAAGAAGGGGCTGCCGGCTATCTGAATAAAGGCGCTTCGGAAGCTGAAATTCTCACGGCAATAACTTCCGTTTTCGAGGAAGGATATTTTTATACATTTAACATGATGAAAAAGCTGGTAACTCAGTCTGCAGACAGCCACTCTGTTGACAGGCTTTCCAAAAGGGAGTTTCAGATCTTTAAGCTTTTGGCGGAAGGCAACGGGAATATTGAAATTTCCAACAGCCTGAATCTGAAAATGTCAACCATCAGTACATACAAAAAGAAAATCTTCGAGAAACTTCAGGTAAAAAATATAGTGGATCTTGTGAGGATTTACGATGATATGCATTAA
- a CDS encoding Mrp/NBP35 family ATP-binding protein, whose protein sequence is MLTKEKVQDFLKEIEVDDLVNNLQIMGADVYIDMTAHSPAMHEKKKLEAAMKQAFASEFGEEVNLKLKIVSPEPSEIQQSQIKGKQIPGIQNIIAIASGKGGVGKSTVSANMAVTLAKMGFKVGLLDADIYGPSVPTMFDTEGEKPISVEVNGKSLMKPVENYGVKMLSIGYFSGANQAVVWRGPMASKALNQMIRDAAWGELDFLLIDLPPGTGDIHLSIIQEVPVTGAVIVSTPQHVALADVRKGIAMFQMESINIPVLGLIENMAYFTPEELPDNKYYIFGQQGAQYLADDLGIPVLGEIPLIQSIREAGDVGRPAALQENSTIAEIYTETARKMVESLVERNKNLPPTEAVKITTMAGCSPKAK, encoded by the coding sequence ATGTTGACGAAAGAAAAGGTTCAGGATTTCCTTAAGGAAATAGAAGTTGATGATTTGGTGAACAACCTGCAGATCATGGGCGCTGATGTATATATAGACATGACGGCACACTCTCCGGCCATGCACGAAAAGAAAAAACTGGAGGCAGCCATGAAACAGGCGTTTGCCAGCGAATTTGGGGAAGAAGTGAATCTTAAATTAAAGATCGTCTCTCCGGAGCCGAGCGAAATTCAGCAAAGTCAGATCAAAGGGAAGCAGATTCCCGGGATTCAGAATATCATCGCCATCGCTTCCGGAAAAGGAGGAGTTGGAAAGTCTACTGTTTCTGCCAATATGGCGGTGACATTAGCAAAAATGGGCTTTAAGGTAGGATTGTTGGATGCCGATATTTATGGGCCGTCTGTTCCAACCATGTTCGATACGGAAGGCGAAAAGCCAATTTCTGTAGAGGTAAACGGTAAAAGCTTAATGAAGCCTGTTGAAAATTACGGTGTTAAAATGCTTTCAATAGGATATTTCTCTGGAGCCAACCAGGCGGTGGTGTGGAGAGGCCCAATGGCATCAAAAGCACTGAACCAGATGATCCGTGATGCGGCATGGGGTGAGCTTGATTTCTTACTGATTGACCTTCCTCCGGGAACGGGAGATATCCACCTGTCCATTATCCAGGAAGTTCCGGTAACGGGAGCGGTTATTGTAAGTACGCCTCAGCATGTAGCATTGGCAGACGTAAGAAAAGGGATTGCAATGTTCCAGATGGAAAGCATTAATATTCCGGTACTTGGATTAATTGAGAATATGGCCTATTTCACGCCGGAAGAACTGCCGGACAATAAATATTATATCTTCGGACAGCAGGGAGCACAATATCTGGCAGACGATCTTGGGATCCCGGTACTGGGTGAAATTCCACTGATCCAGAGCATCCGCGAAGCAGGTGATGTCGGAAGGCCGGCTGCTTTACAGGAAAATTCTACAATTGCAGAGATCTATACCGAAACTGCCCGTAAAATGGTAGAAAGCCTGGTGGAAAGAAATAAAAACCTTCCTCCTACGGAAGCCGTAAAAATTACAACAATGGCAGGATGCTCGCCGAAAGCGAAATAA
- a CDS encoding SDR family oxidoreductase — MIQLNGKTALVTGGTKGIGKAIADKLNTAGATIIVVARTPPKENPEEYYFIQADLAQPGSAEIMAKEILEKFGGIDIIVNNAGANLSEGGSFSTLTDEHWNNDFQLNLMSAVRVNKALLPTMIEKKSGVIINISTYAAQQPLWEMTMTYSAAKAALNAYTKALSREVGPKGIRVNAVSPGVVKTPLMNEFIENIAKSSNISTDEAFKTLMSRVGEIPLGRMAEPEEIANLVGFLVSSEADYITGSNYLIDGGVSPVV, encoded by the coding sequence ATGATCCAATTAAACGGAAAAACCGCCCTTGTAACAGGAGGCACAAAAGGTATAGGAAAGGCAATCGCCGACAAGCTTAACACTGCCGGGGCAACAATTATTGTAGTGGCCAGAACTCCGCCGAAAGAAAATCCGGAAGAATATTATTTTATTCAGGCAGATCTTGCCCAACCCGGAAGTGCCGAAATAATGGCCAAAGAAATTCTGGAAAAATTCGGCGGAATTGATATTATCGTAAATAATGCAGGTGCCAACCTCAGTGAAGGCGGAAGCTTCAGCACCCTTACAGATGAACATTGGAATAACGATTTCCAGCTGAATTTAATGTCGGCGGTCCGTGTAAACAAGGCGTTGCTGCCTACGATGATCGAAAAGAAAAGCGGGGTTATCATCAATATTTCCACTTATGCCGCCCAACAGCCGCTCTGGGAGATGACCATGACGTATTCCGCCGCTAAAGCCGCGCTGAATGCATACACCAAAGCATTGTCACGCGAAGTCGGCCCGAAAGGAATCCGCGTCAATGCTGTTTCTCCGGGAGTCGTAAAAACGCCTTTGATGAACGAATTTATCGAAAACATCGCCAAATCATCGAATATTTCAACCGATGAAGCTTTCAAAACGCTTATGAGCAGAGTGGGAGAAATTCCGCTGGGCAGAATGGCTGAACCTGAAGAAATTGCAAACCTTGTGGGATTTCTTGTCTCCTCCGAAGCAGATTACATCACAGGATCCAATTATCTGATTGACGGAGGAGTGAGCCCGGTTGTTTAA
- a CDS encoding Sir2 family NAD-dependent protein deacetylase, producing the protein MKQQLEEIIHQVYRKEKRNLFTFLTGAGISSDSGIPTYRGIDGIWVKGTQFHKPEEFGTLRYFRQHPEEVWQYALFRKKMFENAAPNESHFELAEIEGMLKDRFHLVTQNIDNLHRRAGSTRLYEIHGNNREIKCSNGCKGIIGLPEEVKGKNIDEDLTEREIELLTCPDCGHWMRPNILWFDEYYDEKTNKKFSALKVAKNSGVLFIAGTSGATNLPLAIAETALKYGAYIVDINTEDNHFTELIKNKKNKLIIRERSTEVFVVIKEIIKNLNKDLM; encoded by the coding sequence ATGAAACAGCAGCTAGAAGAAATTATCCACCAGGTTTACCGTAAAGAAAAACGGAATCTTTTCACTTTTTTAACCGGCGCAGGAATTTCCTCAGACAGCGGAATCCCGACTTACCGGGGGATCGACGGCATCTGGGTGAAGGGAACTCAATTTCATAAGCCTGAGGAATTCGGGACGCTGCGGTATTTCAGGCAGCATCCTGAGGAAGTTTGGCAATACGCCTTGTTCAGAAAGAAAATGTTCGAAAATGCGGCTCCCAATGAAAGCCATTTTGAACTCGCGGAAATTGAGGGTATGCTGAAAGACAGGTTTCATCTCGTTACCCAGAACATTGATAACCTTCACCGCCGGGCAGGAAGTACAAGACTGTACGAAATTCACGGAAACAACCGGGAAATTAAATGTTCCAACGGCTGTAAAGGGATTATCGGCCTCCCGGAAGAGGTCAAAGGAAAAAATATTGACGAAGACCTTACGGAAAGAGAGATCGAACTGCTTACCTGCCCGGACTGCGGACATTGGATGCGGCCGAATATCCTATGGTTCGATGAATATTATGATGAAAAGACGAATAAGAAGTTCAGCGCTTTAAAAGTTGCTAAAAATAGCGGTGTCCTCTTTATTGCCGGGACTTCCGGAGCAACGAATCTACCACTGGCCATTGCTGAAACCGCTTTGAAATACGGTGCTTATATAGTGGACATTAATACGGAAGACAATCATTTCACAGAGCTGATCAAAAACAAAAAGAATAAACTGATCATCCGGGAAAGATCTACGGAAGTATTCGTTGTTATTAAAGAAATTATTAAAAATTTAAATAAAGATCTAATGTAA
- a CDS encoding TetR/AcrR family transcriptional regulator — protein sequence MARLLEFDEEQAIQKAMEVFWKKGYASTSMRDLTDAMQINSSSLYNTIGDKQKLFIRCIKNYTDMRIRATEERYKEYGSPIEALENFIRDAAHIITTEPSSCLCIKATFETEGENPEIQAAVNAYDHFNHQFLQNLIEKAQNAGEISTDEDAGIIADHLGSVLIGWYNSFVLHQDSRKITDMADFVIRQLKR from the coding sequence ATGGCAAGATTATTAGAATTTGATGAAGAGCAGGCAATTCAGAAAGCGATGGAAGTTTTCTGGAAGAAAGGTTATGCCTCAACTTCTATGCGTGACCTGACCGATGCGATGCAGATCAACAGCAGCAGTCTTTACAATACAATTGGGGACAAGCAGAAGCTGTTTATCAGATGTATTAAAAATTACACCGATATGCGGATCCGGGCAACGGAAGAGCGGTATAAAGAGTATGGCTCACCAATAGAGGCATTGGAAAATTTCATCCGGGATGCAGCACACATTATCACTACCGAGCCCAGCAGCTGCCTCTGCATAAAAGCAACGTTCGAAACCGAAGGTGAAAATCCGGAAATTCAGGCAGCCGTAAATGCCTATGATCATTTTAACCATCAATTCCTGCAAAATTTAATAGAAAAAGCCCAGAATGCAGGAGAAATATCCACTGATGAAGATGCCGGTATTATTGCAGACCATTTGGGCAGTGTATTGATCGGCTGGTACAATTCATTTGTGTTGCATCAGGACAGCCGGAAAATTACGGACATGGCCGATTTTGTAATCCGCCAATTAAAAAGATAA